CAGCTTCTGCGTGTGTTGCTGCTCTGCTCAGAGTTGGTTTGTCGTACACGTTGGCCTGCAATGGCTGCATAAAAGCTGATTCATTGCGGTAAATATCCTTcgtttttcattaatttctgCATTCATTATTGTGGTCATTTTGTTCAGATAGTCTTAGCATTTATCACTCAATGTTCTTATGTCCTCCCACAGTCACTCCCCATGGATCTGTATGAGATTAGGGGAGCTAGACTGAATGTGATTGCAGAAGAAACAGAACTCCAGGAGTTGAACAGAGACATGGCCAGCCCTCAGAAGTCCCCTGGGGCGAAGGATGGACATGATGTGTTTACCAGTGCTCGTCGTATTGAGGTAGGAAGCTGAACTTGTTTACTACCTCTTCCGTTTAGTAAGCAGGGGAAACTACGTTACCAGTAAAATACAGGAATTCTAGGTCCACTGAATCGTCTTACTATCAGGGACATATAATGGACCTGCGGCATATCAAGGATTTCGATAATGCTCACATACGGTAAATTGTCTTGATTAAAGGGGCTTTTTTACGTGTGTTCAAACCCTTGCAGAGTGACATTGACAGCACCAGGAATCAGTTGCAAGAGAAGGTGGCTGAGATGGAGAACTTTGCAGGACACCTGGAAGAAATCTTTCTCACTATAGAGGTAAAATGTCTCCCAagaggaagaaaatatttcataatagTTGTCAATCTCTGCAACTGTGTACATGCAGGAGAATTTTGGCCGACGTGAGCAACACTTGGAACACCACTACACCGACGTCCTCCAGACGATATCGCAGCGTTATGACGAGCGTGCGGCTAGATTAGAAGACGAGAAGAAGAGGAAGCTGGAAGCTCTGTACGCTCAGCTGCTGGCCTGTGGGCACACGCTGGACGCATCCAAGGAGCTCATCGAGGAAGCTAAGGAGGTTTATCGCAGCCAGGACAACAGGCTTTTCCTCAAGGTATGTATTCATCTTTTCATGTATCTAGCCATCCCTCAGTCCATCCAATTATCTTTTTGTGTAGCTATATTTCCGTCCATCTGGATTTATCATTCATCTTCATGTATTaaatggtttctttttttttaaattttataacAGGTAGTTGTTCCCACCATTGAACGGTAAGAAAGATGCAGTCCAGTGCACATAAATTATCTCAAATAGACCAACTAGTATACAAcataattttttgtaatttatcaGCATTGAGGAGTTTGCCAAAGAGGAGATGGACTTCACGCTGGCGACAAATCTAGAATTTGAAACGCCGCTCGCTGACCTGTCAGATGTCAAAAGCATGATGGATTCCATCAACATTGTTCCAGGTTTGATTTCCTTTCTGGTCTTGCGGGTTTAATTACTACATCATACTCGACAACCCCCCCTCCAGCAATTTTAGGTATACCTGCAGGGTGTAACTGAGTCCAAGACAAAAACTGTACCTGGTTTAATTGTCAATGTTAGTTATTTTATACTTTGGTTGATGTTTACAGTGGTGCGGAAATGCACTAAATCCTAGTTCCAAATTTAGCCAAGACGGCCACAATAAACGTAATGTTAAATTCAGTCTATAAATATTTGCCCTAAAAGCACAATCCAATTTATAgatgataaaataaaacatcagtCTAAAACAGCAATACTAATACTGAGAGGATGgaattacaaatacaatatgGATTTTATGTGACTCATAACGTTACAAAGTGTTTTCACCAAGATGTGTACTAACTTTTGTTGCAGCTGTGTGTTGAGGGGACAAAATAACTCTTTCATAAGATGAACACTACCTTATAGCAAAGTGTCATTTCTACAGTGTTGTCTAATGACAATATTTTGACAAAGGGGTGAGGGGCACACACTCTTGTGAGATACTTTACTGTATATGACTATGCAACATTGGCTGCCAAGTAAAGACCACAGTATGTCCTCAGCTCCATCTGCCCCAGTTATCAACCCACAAATGGCAAACTCGGCCACCCAGACGTCTCTACGTGTGTGCTGGAGTCTGTTTTCTGATGACACAGTGGAGTTCTATGAGCTGTACTACAGACCCGTGCTGCAGGATGCTCCTCTGGACAACACCACTGCCCCACATGGTACGCCGACGTcacaacaccatctgctcttgatgcgttttttttttcttcttccaagtatcagtttctttcttttttagaaaGCAAGTCAAAAGTGAAAGAGACACACTGCACTGTGAAAGGGCTTCTACCTGGCGCTCAATATGAGCTCTGGGTGACAGCCACCAACACAACCGGCATCAGCCCGGCCAGTGAGAAGGCCTTATACATGACAGGTAAATTATgtcagtggtgggaagtaatgAAGCACTAACATTTGATTATTGTATACTCTACATTTGAAATCAGATATTTAAATaggctttttcccccccatttctCTGCAGTTCCGTCACCTCCAGTGATCAAGCAGAGGCAGTGTTGCAGCTGTCCTGAGGCAGCTCTCATACGCTGGGAGTCAGGAAACCCTGACCCTGTTGACTCCTATACTGTGGAGCTCACTGAACTGAATGGGCCGGATGGCACTGAGAAAGGGTTCACTGAGTAAGAGTGCATTACATCACATGGAAATATAGAAGATTTACAAAAGGGCTTCCCAATTAGTATTTGAACTTGGCTTGTTTTGAGCCTCTGACCAACTAGGGTGGTAAAATGCTGATGTGATCATGAGCCGGCTCGCTGGTTTTGGGATGACATTCAACAactgaaatctacttgggttaaGAAAAAGTTCCATAACCGCTAATATAGTTTAGTTACATTGTCCACAACTACCAATTTGCATAGATTGTAATGGCAACACAGAGGCTGGAATCTGGACACAAAAAAACTCTTACACATAAATGTACTGGAAGCAGTTGGCCAAGAGAATAAACGGTTGGAAGTAACACAATTTTCAGgaacaaatgtaataatttagGTTGTGAACTTGTGAACAGTGTTTAGGCCAGCAGAA
This portion of the Vanacampus margaritifer isolate UIUO_Vmar chromosome 4, RoL_Vmar_1.0, whole genome shotgun sequence genome encodes:
- the fsd2 gene encoding fibronectin type III and SPRY domain-containing protein 2, whose amino-acid sequence is MDLYEIRGARLNVIAEETELQELNRDMASPQKSPGAKDGHDVFTSARRIESDIDSTRNQLQEKVAEMENFAGHLEEIFLTIEENFGRREQHLEHHYTDVLQTISQRYDERAARLEDEKKRKLEALYAQLLACGHTLDASKELIEEAKEVYRSQDNRLFLKVVVPTIERIEEFAKEEMDFTLATNLEFETPLADLSDVKSMMDSINIVPAPSAPVINPQMANSATQTSLRVCWSLFSDDTVEFYELYYRPVLQDAPLDNTTAPHESKSKVKETHCTVKGLLPGAQYELWVTATNTTGISPASEKALYMTVPSPPVIKQRQCCSCPEAALIRWESGNPDPVDSYTVELTELNGPDGTEKGFTESVVAVPTCQCMIQLQAGHHYLISVRAVNIGGPSDRSEAIVVATSGTFFHLLEDTAHPCLSISEDGFTIFYGDEELPISAMALDDNNFTRCVAVLGDLTPVRARHYWEVEVDDRTEFRIGVAYEDTERNSYLGGNNTSWCMRHILTTTRHKYEFLHNGQSPDLRITVNPVRIGLALDYERETLSFFNVDLEQHLHTFQCQFQRYVQPCFGLESPGALTIHNGIEAPKHTFIGYP